Proteins encoded together in one Kutzneria kofuensis window:
- the nudC gene encoding NAD(+) diphosphatase, with amino-acid sequence MTACTTSAGFQLDELPALSRTAVPRNDVLRDDAEQLARLWPTARLLPVDRRGRAPMRRSGDVPVLEFRSTEPLGPVPPVDAVLLGEQDGVCYWAVRAEPDGPVQEGMGWDATLPDTDEPVWQDLRLAGGLLSAEDAGLLTTAVAVLSWHDNAGFCAKCGSRTESKRAGWATHCTGCGREEYPRTDPAVICLVHDGGDQVLLARQPIWPPDRYSVLAGFVEGGESLEACVVREICEEVGITVESVRYLGSQPWPFPRSLMVGFSAIGDPSKPLVLADGEIENARWVHRDEVTAALAAGGTGPGLILPGVTSIARRMLESWAKG; translated from the coding sequence GTGACCGCCTGCACCACGTCGGCCGGGTTCCAGCTCGACGAACTGCCGGCGCTGTCTCGCACTGCCGTGCCCCGCAACGATGTGCTGCGGGACGACGCCGAGCAGCTGGCGCGACTGTGGCCGACGGCGCGTTTGCTGCCCGTCGACCGCCGCGGCCGGGCGCCGATGCGGCGCTCCGGCGACGTGCCGGTGCTGGAGTTCCGGTCCACGGAGCCGCTCGGCCCGGTGCCGCCCGTGGATGCCGTGTTGCTCGGCGAGCAGGACGGCGTCTGCTACTGGGCCGTGCGCGCCGAGCCCGACGGCCCCGTGCAGGAGGGCATGGGCTGGGACGCGACACTGCCGGACACCGACGAGCCGGTGTGGCAGGACCTGCGGTTGGCCGGTGGCCTGCTCAGCGCCGAGGACGCCGGGCTGCTCACCACCGCCGTGGCCGTGCTCAGTTGGCACGACAATGCCGGGTTCTGCGCGAAGTGCGGTTCACGGACGGAGTCGAAGCGGGCCGGGTGGGCGACGCACTGCACCGGCTGCGGGCGTGAGGAATACCCGCGCACCGACCCCGCCGTGATCTGCCTCGTGCACGACGGCGGCGACCAGGTTTTGCTGGCGCGCCAACCGATCTGGCCGCCCGACCGGTACTCAGTGCTCGCCGGCTTCGTCGAGGGCGGCGAGTCGCTCGAGGCGTGCGTCGTACGGGAGATCTGCGAGGAAGTCGGCATCACCGTCGAGTCCGTGCGCTATCTCGGCAGCCAGCCGTGGCCGTTCCCACGGTCGCTCATGGTCGGCTTCAGCGCCATCGGCGACCCGAGCAAGCCCCTGGTGCTCGCCGACGGCGAGATCGAGAACGCCCGCTGGGTCCACCGCGACGAGGTCACCGCCGCTCTCGCCGCCGGTGGCACCGGCCCCGGCCTGATCCTGCCCGGAGTCACGTCCATCGCCCGCCGCATGCTGGAGTCCTGGGCCAAGGGCTGA
- a CDS encoding M14 family zinc carboxypeptidase encodes MARRLPLPISGVAAAFAAAAVLLLPQAAATSTVAATESTQSAQPTFVYRVSGAAATAEKLFSYGFDVLEERDGNDLFVLGAAAEGDRLRAAGFTVSTESAMNPPSWTPPKPRATNSPTAADAGETYYGGYHTVNGQYAHMDQVAQQHPDLATAFTYGQSWLKSKGQGGYDLKGICITKKQAGDCALNPNSAKPRFFLMAQIHAREITTGDVAYRWIDYLVNSYGTDSTVTALLDSTEMWVVPIANPDGVDIVQQGGNSPKLQRKNADNSHGSNCGFSGQIGVDLNRNYNTHFGGASTSTDPCSEVYKGPSADSEIENTSMEKLFRELWPARRTGTGVTDPAPADTKGIMMTMHSDGSVVIFPWDYSSSVHTGNDASLRAIGKQLGAITGYPYGQAGQVLYNASGSTDDWSYDKLGVASFTIEVGDNAGRGCSGFLPKYSCQDSFFWPKMRPALVYAAQQAKAPYQNH; translated from the coding sequence ATGGCACGGCGCTTGCCCCTGCCCATCAGCGGCGTCGCGGCGGCCTTCGCCGCCGCGGCCGTACTGCTGCTGCCCCAGGCCGCCGCCACGAGCACCGTGGCCGCCACCGAGAGCACGCAGTCCGCCCAGCCCACCTTCGTCTACCGGGTCTCCGGCGCCGCCGCGACCGCGGAGAAGCTGTTCTCCTACGGCTTCGACGTGCTCGAGGAGCGCGACGGCAACGACCTGTTCGTGCTCGGCGCCGCCGCCGAGGGCGACCGGCTGCGCGCGGCCGGCTTCACCGTCAGCACCGAGAGCGCGATGAACCCGCCGAGCTGGACGCCGCCCAAGCCGCGGGCGACGAACAGCCCCACCGCCGCCGACGCCGGCGAGACGTACTACGGCGGCTACCACACGGTCAACGGCCAGTACGCGCACATGGACCAGGTCGCCCAGCAGCACCCCGACCTCGCCACGGCGTTCACCTACGGCCAGTCGTGGCTGAAGTCCAAGGGCCAGGGCGGCTACGACCTCAAGGGCATCTGCATCACCAAGAAGCAGGCCGGCGACTGCGCGCTCAACCCGAACTCGGCCAAGCCCCGGTTCTTCCTGATGGCGCAGATCCACGCCCGTGAGATCACCACCGGCGACGTCGCGTACCGCTGGATCGACTACCTGGTCAACAGCTACGGCACCGACAGCACGGTGACCGCTCTGCTCGACTCCACCGAGATGTGGGTGGTGCCGATCGCCAACCCTGACGGCGTCGACATCGTGCAGCAGGGCGGCAACTCGCCCAAGCTCCAGCGCAAGAACGCCGACAACAGCCACGGCAGCAACTGCGGCTTCAGCGGCCAGATCGGCGTCGACCTCAACCGCAACTACAACACCCACTTCGGCGGGGCGAGCACGTCCACCGATCCGTGCAGCGAGGTCTACAAGGGACCGTCGGCCGACTCCGAGATCGAGAACACCTCGATGGAGAAGCTGTTCCGCGAGCTGTGGCCGGCCCGCCGCACCGGCACCGGCGTCACCGACCCGGCGCCCGCCGACACCAAGGGCATCATGATGACGATGCACAGCGACGGCAGCGTGGTCATCTTCCCGTGGGACTACAGCTCCTCGGTGCACACCGGCAACGACGCCTCGCTGCGGGCGATCGGCAAGCAGCTCGGCGCGATCACCGGCTACCCGTACGGCCAGGCCGGGCAGGTGCTCTACAACGCGTCCGGCAGCACCGACGACTGGTCCTACGACAAGCTCGGCGTGGCCAGCTTCACCATCGAGGTCGGCGACAACGCCGGCCGCGGCTGCAGCGGCTTCCTGCCGAAGTACTCCTGCCAGGACAGCTTCTTCTGGCCCAAGATGCGCCCCGCTCTCGTCTACGCCGCGCAGCAGGCGAAGGCGCCGTACCAGAACCACTGA
- a CDS encoding potassium channel family protein — translation MSSSVDGLADRPGHALVGVVRMPASGGSPVRTITRRVLFALLALVVTVVVVYLGREGYRDANGAAQGLSLVDCLYYATVSLTATGYGDIVPVTTAARLVNVLVVTPIRVLFLILLVGTTLELLTERSRQSFKIQRWRSKVRDHVVVVGYGTKGRAAVVTLLGEGVEPSQIVVVDTTKAALEAAGSRGLVTVTGSGTRSDVLRVAGVPKARAIVVATNRDDTAVLVTLTARELAPKAQIVVSVREAENEHLLRQSGADQVVVSSETAGRLLGMATSTPSVVAMVEDLLTPDVGLAIAEREVEDGEVGGSPRHLSDIVLGVVRNGVLHRVDAPEADAIETGDRLLYVKKVTPA, via the coding sequence ATGAGCAGCAGCGTCGACGGGCTCGCGGACCGCCCGGGGCACGCCCTCGTCGGCGTGGTGCGGATGCCGGCGTCCGGCGGCAGCCCGGTCCGGACGATCACCCGCCGCGTGCTGTTCGCACTGCTGGCGCTGGTCGTCACGGTCGTGGTCGTCTACCTCGGCCGCGAGGGCTACCGGGACGCCAACGGCGCCGCCCAGGGCCTGAGCCTGGTGGACTGCCTCTACTACGCGACGGTCTCGCTGACCGCCACGGGCTACGGCGACATCGTGCCGGTCACCACCGCGGCCCGCCTGGTCAATGTCCTGGTCGTCACGCCGATTCGCGTGCTGTTCCTCATCCTGCTGGTCGGCACCACGCTCGAGCTGCTCACCGAGCGCTCCCGGCAGTCGTTCAAGATCCAACGCTGGAGGTCGAAGGTGCGCGACCACGTGGTCGTCGTCGGGTACGGCACCAAGGGCCGCGCCGCGGTCGTCACCCTGCTCGGCGAGGGCGTCGAGCCGAGCCAGATCGTCGTCGTCGACACCACCAAGGCGGCGCTGGAGGCCGCGGGGTCGCGCGGCCTGGTCACCGTCACCGGCTCGGGCACCCGCTCCGACGTGCTGCGGGTCGCCGGCGTGCCGAAGGCCCGCGCGATCGTGGTGGCCACCAACCGCGACGACACCGCCGTGCTCGTCACGCTCACCGCCCGCGAGCTCGCGCCCAAGGCGCAGATCGTGGTCTCGGTGCGTGAAGCCGAGAACGAACACCTGCTCCGCCAGTCCGGCGCCGACCAGGTCGTGGTGTCCAGCGAGACGGCCGGCCGGCTGCTCGGCATGGCCACCAGCACGCCGAGTGTCGTCGCCATGGTCGAGGACCTGCTCACCCCGGACGTCGGCCTGGCCATTGCCGAGCGCGAGGTCGAGGACGGCGAGGTCGGCGGCTCGCCGCGGCACCTGTCCGACATCGTGCTCGGCGTCGTCCGCAACGGCGTGCTCCACCGGGTCGACGCCCCGGAGGCCGACGCCATCGAGACCGGCGACCGCCTGCTCTACGTCAAGAAGGTCACCCCGGCCTGA
- a CDS encoding DoxX family protein has translation MTSRRPALALSTLLAIAGVTHFACPKPYDRIVPTVLPGEARTWTYLSGVAELAVAVAVAAPRTRRLGGLAAAALFTAVFPANIKMALDARGLSKGEQLATVARLLLQVPLVIWALRVSRSAA, from the coding sequence ATGACTTCCCGCCGTCCGGCGCTCGCACTGTCCACCCTGTTGGCGATCGCGGGCGTGACCCACTTCGCCTGCCCGAAGCCGTACGACCGGATCGTGCCGACCGTGCTGCCGGGCGAGGCTCGGACCTGGACGTATCTCTCCGGCGTCGCCGAGCTGGCGGTGGCCGTCGCGGTCGCCGCGCCGCGCACCCGGCGGCTGGGCGGACTGGCGGCGGCCGCCCTGTTCACGGCCGTCTTCCCGGCCAACATCAAGATGGCCCTGGACGCCCGTGGCCTGTCCAAGGGCGAGCAGCTGGCCACTGTCGCCCGCCTTCTGCTCCAGGTTCCATTGGTGATTTGGGCCCTTCGGGTGAGCCGTTCGGCCGCCTGA